A genomic window from Synechococcus sp. CBW1107 includes:
- a CDS encoding glycosyltransferase family 4 protein encodes MTIQLLREWPPGYGGVERVAHELAVAWQAMGREVRTYCLQGPGRPPVSDPLPVNYHRLHLPRLAFGQLLLPLPSRQLIRLVVTSDPLHVHLPCPALLAVCVVARVLRPRRWIRLHWHAFLEPGAGPGGRLVAVYQWLALRWAAAEADQVVTTSPVLATALIAEGVKPQCLVVLPCCLGECQERQADAAWERRVARGPRQDGDPFRLLYVGRLDSYKRVEWLIAAFPASGAEELHVVGEGPRRRELEMLAACSSHGGHVIFHGRLNERQKQQLLETSDLLVLPADRSNEAFGIVQLEAMACGVPALAFGRERSGMAWVGNLAAVFGRPDARPDELPQIVASLVHDPDLWAKASLAARQRFMLLFSRRVWKQGLEALLP; translated from the coding sequence GTGACCATTCAGCTGTTGCGGGAGTGGCCTCCCGGTTACGGCGGGGTGGAACGGGTGGCTCACGAGCTGGCTGTCGCCTGGCAGGCCATGGGACGTGAGGTCAGAACCTATTGCCTGCAGGGGCCGGGTCGGCCACCCGTATCTGATCCGCTGCCGGTGAACTACCACCGGCTTCACTTGCCAAGACTGGCGTTCGGGCAGCTGTTGCTGCCCCTCCCCTCCCGTCAGTTGATCCGTCTGGTGGTGACCAGCGATCCTCTCCACGTGCACTTGCCCTGTCCTGCACTGTTGGCCGTCTGCGTGGTGGCCCGGGTGCTGAGGCCACGCCGCTGGATCCGTCTCCACTGGCATGCCTTCCTGGAACCCGGTGCGGGTCCGGGGGGGCGCCTCGTCGCCGTGTATCAGTGGCTGGCGCTGCGCTGGGCCGCCGCTGAGGCCGACCAGGTGGTCACCACGTCTCCAGTGCTCGCGACCGCTCTGATCGCCGAGGGGGTGAAGCCCCAGTGCCTGGTGGTGCTGCCCTGCTGCCTTGGTGAGTGTCAGGAGCGCCAGGCCGATGCAGCCTGGGAGCGGCGAGTGGCCAGAGGGCCAAGGCAGGACGGAGACCCATTCCGGTTGCTGTACGTCGGCCGTCTCGACAGTTACAAACGAGTGGAGTGGTTGATCGCGGCTTTCCCGGCCAGTGGGGCTGAGGAACTGCATGTTGTGGGGGAGGGCCCCCGTCGTCGGGAGCTTGAAATGCTGGCCGCCTGTTCCAGCCATGGCGGGCATGTCATCTTCCATGGACGTTTGAACGAGAGACAGAAGCAGCAGCTGCTGGAGACCAGTGACCTGCTGGTGTTGCCCGCTGATCGCAGTAACGAGGCGTTCGGCATTGTTCAGCTGGAGGCCATGGCCTGCGGGGTGCCAGCTCTGGCCTTCGGCCGTGAGCGATCCGGCATGGCCTGGGTGGGCAACCTGGCCGCGGTTTTCGGCCGTCCGGATGCTCGTCCGGACGAGCTGCCACAGATCGTGGCCAGCCTTGTCCACGATCCTGATCTCTGGGCAAAGGCCAGTCTCGCGGCGAGGCAACGTTTCATGCTGTTGTTCTCCAGACGAGTCTGGAAGCAGGGGCTGGAGGCTCTGTTGCCGTGA
- a CDS encoding glycosyltransferase — MGYDLITLHQTLKILVTAWELQQKEHRGIAVFSKNLITALHDLGHEVWILTEFAPKQKEFKRSKVGIEALRLIRASDVVSRLGLHNVNTETQSEKKSRLARILRLPTASSILKLKFNILHIFLKTSIGLTAKGKKINIFPRHYFKDSPFLNEERTHYLANLSGIVSIQDIFLRSDAASQAERLRPFTIVTNDFDLLIKTCPHYITLGGNGARTLDVIHDFIPLLQIPSGRPAIQFAGSLSIKSKKVYISEHTRNLYATFFPLQESKPSKVVIQPPSIRRAQYNQQSLTIPTARVGEDGLIQKEFTTLQAFKYLLFNSALEARKNVELIIRAFQASGLSRTGYKLILMGKIIDTNYAMSMLSMASETIIFTDYVNDVIKDQAFLQAACVVSASAAEGFGIPVLDAACMGTPVLASSIPSHHEIYNLYDFKKYIQIIENYNVEDWGTAILATCRNKSGPGSSYTEASTVNLLKSRSQRFDDMHSKIWADFCSTISICIEG, encoded by the coding sequence GTGGGCTACGATCTGATCACTCTCCATCAGACCTTGAAGATCCTCGTCACAGCCTGGGAGCTCCAGCAGAAAGAGCATCGTGGAATTGCCGTATTTTCAAAGAATCTGATCACAGCCCTGCATGATCTAGGGCACGAAGTATGGATACTGACTGAGTTTGCACCTAAGCAAAAAGAATTCAAAAGAAGCAAAGTTGGCATCGAGGCGCTGCGACTGATTAGAGCGTCAGACGTAGTGAGTCGGCTTGGGCTTCACAATGTCAATACTGAAACACAATCAGAAAAAAAGAGCCGGTTAGCCAGAATCCTAAGGCTTCCAACTGCATCTTCTATTTTGAAGTTAAAGTTCAATATATTGCACATTTTTCTCAAGACTTCGATCGGGCTGACGGCGAAAGGGAAGAAGATCAATATTTTTCCTCGGCATTACTTTAAGGATAGTCCGTTTCTGAACGAAGAACGGACTCATTACCTCGCTAATCTTTCTGGCATCGTCTCCATTCAAGATATTTTTCTGCGCTCAGATGCAGCTTCCCAAGCCGAGAGACTCAGGCCATTTACGATCGTGACTAATGACTTTGACCTATTGATTAAAACCTGTCCACATTACATAACACTTGGAGGGAATGGCGCACGAACCCTTGATGTTATTCATGATTTTATACCTTTGCTGCAAATTCCCTCAGGGAGACCTGCAATTCAGTTTGCAGGTTCTTTAAGTATTAAAAGCAAAAAGGTATACATTTCAGAGCACACTCGGAACTTGTATGCTACATTCTTTCCCTTGCAGGAATCCAAGCCCTCTAAGGTAGTCATTCAGCCTCCCTCTATTCGCCGTGCTCAATACAATCAGCAATCGTTGACGATCCCCACCGCAAGAGTCGGAGAAGACGGGCTGATTCAAAAAGAGTTTACAACATTACAGGCGTTTAAATATCTTCTATTTAATTCTGCTCTTGAGGCCCGGAAAAATGTAGAACTGATCATCAGAGCATTTCAGGCCTCTGGCCTGTCCCGAACTGGTTACAAGCTAATTCTTATGGGAAAGATTATCGATACTAATTATGCCATGAGTATGCTCAGTATGGCCTCCGAAACAATCATTTTTACCGACTATGTTAACGACGTAATCAAAGATCAGGCTTTCTTGCAAGCAGCATGCGTTGTCAGCGCGTCTGCTGCTGAAGGCTTTGGAATCCCTGTTCTGGATGCTGCTTGTATGGGCACTCCTGTTTTGGCCAGCAGTATTCCATCCCATCATGAAATCTACAATCTTTATGACTTTAAAAAATACATCCAAATCATTGAGAACTATAATGTTGAAGATTGGGGAACGGCTATACTCGCAACATGTCGGAATAAATCTGGCCCTGGCAGCAGCTATACAGAAGCATCGACAGTGAATCTTCTTAAGTCAAGATCTCAACGCTTTGATGATATGCATAGCAAGATATGGGCAGACTTTTGCTCCACTATCAGCATCTGCATTGAAGGCTGA
- a CDS encoding ABC transporter ATP-binding protein, giving the protein MIELRDVWLRIPVTSSETRSLKTALLRSVTGGKLRHSRSGAVIEALRGISCTIRHGERVALIGHNGAGKSTFLKLISGIYFPTSGSFKASCHVFPMIQKSFITSPELSGVQAVKAHYLLTHSNLRGFQSFLDNALEFSGLGDFIHLPVKSYSEGMASRLLFSVLTESKHECLALDEGFGAGDSRFFEKAQERMHEFIAKAGTLILATHSDVLLHQFCSRGIVFDQGTIVYDGELEGALDYYHRINY; this is encoded by the coding sequence GTGATTGAGCTGCGAGATGTCTGGTTGAGGATCCCTGTGACCTCCTCAGAGACCCGCAGCCTCAAGACAGCACTGCTTCGTTCTGTGACAGGCGGTAAACTCAGGCACTCCCGTTCGGGTGCTGTTATTGAGGCGTTGCGGGGAATCTCGTGCACGATCCGGCATGGTGAACGGGTTGCCTTGATCGGACATAATGGAGCTGGAAAGTCCACTTTTCTCAAGCTTATATCTGGAATTTACTTTCCCACTTCAGGGTCTTTCAAGGCATCTTGTCATGTTTTTCCTATGATCCAGAAGAGCTTCATCACCAGCCCTGAGCTCAGCGGGGTTCAGGCTGTGAAGGCTCACTATCTACTCACACACAGTAATCTTCGCGGCTTCCAATCATTTCTCGACAATGCCCTGGAGTTTTCCGGGCTCGGAGATTTTATTCATCTCCCCGTAAAAAGCTATAGCGAGGGGATGGCCTCCAGGTTGTTGTTTTCGGTATTGACTGAATCGAAGCATGAGTGCCTCGCGCTTGACGAGGGTTTTGGTGCTGGCGATAGTCGATTTTTTGAAAAAGCCCAGGAAAGGATGCATGAGTTCATTGCAAAAGCAGGGACGTTGATACTTGCGACTCATTCTGATGTTTTACTTCACCAGTTCTGCTCTCGCGGAATTGTCTTTGACCAGGGGACGATCGTTTATGATGGGGAACTCGAAGGGGCACTCGACTACTACCATCGCATCAATTACTGA
- a CDS encoding glycosyltransferase family 1 protein, with protein MTLLSNLLLYTPGHSGFSSYVRRVMPGIPGHRLLMDGEHGARCSESDWLPERLPSSRLQALLHRLSLSQHGLNVKAVLASAGLRSEDVAAVYSPYCDVLFALPLVPQVITCHDLTPLHCANSRKARWRYRFWTPVHLRRAQKVIAISHFVADQLMAFGVPAEKIEVVWNGVTIERDPVAAPASHDLVMLARHDANKNVGFVVKAFAKLLEKKPGWPGRLVVVGRQGRQTALLKRLQQQLPRPDRLLLIESMDSSALVELLRQSLALVSASSMEGFDYPVLEAKAEGLPTLVSAIPVHKELHHESSLFFDPMGNGEDLNHGVIELVNNHSLWNQLSIRGLKLAAALTLQRQQEEIRTVINPLIQ; from the coding sequence GTGACCCTGCTCAGCAATCTTCTCCTCTACACGCCGGGCCATTCGGGCTTCTCGAGCTATGTGCGGCGAGTGATGCCTGGGATCCCAGGCCATCGGTTGCTGATGGATGGTGAACACGGTGCACGATGTTCAGAGAGTGATTGGCTCCCGGAGCGATTGCCGTCCTCAAGGCTCCAGGCCCTGTTGCACAGGCTGTCACTCAGTCAGCATGGACTCAACGTGAAGGCTGTGCTCGCTTCAGCCGGACTGCGTTCAGAGGATGTGGCGGCGGTCTACAGCCCCTACTGCGATGTGCTGTTTGCCTTGCCGTTGGTTCCTCAGGTGATCACCTGTCATGATCTGACACCCCTTCACTGTGCCAATAGCAGAAAGGCAAGATGGCGGTATCGTTTCTGGACCCCGGTACATCTGCGACGAGCTCAGAAGGTGATCGCCATCAGTCACTTCGTCGCAGACCAGTTGATGGCTTTTGGAGTTCCGGCTGAAAAGATCGAGGTTGTTTGGAATGGTGTCACCATCGAGCGCGACCCAGTCGCCGCCCCGGCGAGCCATGACCTCGTGATGCTGGCCCGCCACGATGCCAATAAAAATGTTGGATTCGTGGTAAAAGCATTTGCTAAACTCCTCGAGAAAAAGCCCGGTTGGCCCGGGCGGCTTGTGGTGGTAGGGCGCCAAGGTCGCCAGACGGCGCTCCTGAAACGTCTCCAGCAACAGCTGCCTCGTCCTGATCGTCTTCTGTTGATCGAGTCGATGGATTCTTCTGCATTGGTGGAGCTCTTGCGCCAATCACTGGCCCTGGTTTCAGCCAGCAGCATGGAAGGTTTCGATTACCCCGTACTTGAGGCCAAGGCGGAAGGTCTGCCAACGCTGGTCAGCGCCATTCCAGTACACAAGGAGCTTCATCATGAGTCATCTCTATTTTTCGACCCTATGGGGAATGGAGAAGATCTGAACCATGGCGTGATTGAATTAGTCAACAACCACTCTCTATGGAATCAGCTGTCAATTCGGGGACTCAAGCTGGCGGCCGCTTTGACTCTCCAGCGTCAACAGGAGGAGATCAGGACGGTCATCAATCCACTGATCCAGTGA
- the ribH gene encoding 6,7-dimethyl-8-ribityllumazine synthase gives MTVFEGRFTDIGGLRIGIVVGRFNDLVTAKLLSACLDALSRHGIDTSPGSEQLDLAWVPGSFEIPLVAQRLAASGRYQVLITLGAVIKGDTPHFDYVCAEVSKGVAAVSRSTGVPVIFGVLTTDTMQQALERAGIKSNLGWSYALQALEMGSLMAALPSAGSTNPPS, from the coding sequence TTGACCGTTTTTGAAGGCCGCTTCACCGACATCGGCGGCTTGCGCATCGGCATCGTGGTGGGTCGTTTCAACGATCTGGTCACCGCCAAGCTGCTCAGTGCCTGCCTGGATGCCCTCTCCCGCCACGGCATCGACACCAGCCCCGGCAGCGAGCAGCTGGACCTGGCCTGGGTGCCCGGCAGCTTCGAGATTCCCCTGGTGGCCCAGCGCCTGGCAGCCTCGGGCCGCTACCAGGTGCTGATCACCCTGGGTGCGGTGATCAAGGGTGACACCCCCCACTTCGACTATGTCTGCGCTGAGGTGAGCAAGGGAGTGGCCGCCGTGTCGCGCAGCACCGGTGTGCCGGTGATCTTCGGCGTGCTCACCACCGACACCATGCAGCAGGCTCTCGAGCGTGCCGGCATCAAGAGCAACCTGGGCTGGAGCTATGCCCTTCAGGCGCTGGAGATGGGAAGCCTGATGGCGGCATTGCCTTCAGCAGGCTCAACCAACCCTCCGTCATGA
- a CDS encoding ABC transporter permease, with protein MLSIAALALVYGTVFKVENFQIYIVYLGLGLVIWNSIAGAISAAPNLFEQNSAHVQNTNLNPVFYTLEEWSFQIQTFVQSFGLVLLGLAFFQHSLLANFLLFSWLPIVNLILILYWVPLIVCLLGARYRDLYQLVPIALQLLFLLSPILYDKKNLGPLAWTADINPLYRVLSPLRHSLMHGGILWGQVASMLLLNVVGIIFGIWLLNRARKTLPFLI; from the coding sequence ATGTTGTCGATTGCGGCACTGGCCCTTGTTTATGGAACGGTGTTTAAAGTGGAAAACTTTCAAATTTATATAGTTTATCTGGGACTGGGACTCGTAATCTGGAATTCAATCGCTGGTGCCATCAGCGCTGCGCCTAACCTGTTTGAGCAAAATTCAGCGCACGTGCAGAATACCAATCTTAACCCAGTCTTTTATACATTAGAGGAATGGAGTTTTCAGATTCAAACCTTTGTCCAATCATTTGGACTTGTATTGCTGGGCCTGGCTTTTTTTCAGCATTCGCTTTTGGCTAATTTCTTATTATTTTCATGGCTGCCTATCGTCAACTTAATCCTGATCTTATACTGGGTGCCTCTGATTGTTTGTCTGTTGGGCGCTCGCTATCGTGATCTTTATCAATTAGTGCCAATAGCCCTACAGCTGCTGTTTCTCCTGTCTCCGATTTTATATGATAAAAAAAATCTGGGCCCACTCGCTTGGACTGCTGATATCAACCCGTTGTATCGTGTCTTGAGTCCACTTAGGCATAGCCTGATGCATGGTGGAATACTTTGGGGACAGGTAGCTTCTATGCTGCTACTAAATGTAGTAGGAATAATATTCGGCATTTGGCTGCTGAATCGTGCTCGGAAAACCCTTCCTTTTTTGATCTAG